A single genomic interval of Mangifera indica cultivar Alphonso chromosome 5, CATAS_Mindica_2.1, whole genome shotgun sequence harbors:
- the LOC123217191 gene encoding BON1-associated protein 2-like: protein MYYTPDSNMEASSSRKVEITVLSAENLRLDKKLVKKNTFVIVQTDPFNSHTTRTDTLGGGYPSWNEKLVFDLPVHAGYIYLEVQSKSSSGTRSIGVAKIPVSDFIGGYVPENYLHFLSYRLRDSKWEKNGIINVSVRVNTPGYVKSSPNTGKLKVTGYTSFSPQASDIKVKKGYGSCSWQLTRPNMQGHAPYSTTGTGPNEQRYASFSSQTRFGVPVGGVVTGVPVLGHKTCINII from the coding sequence ATGTATTACACTCCTGATTCAAATATGGAGGCTTCGTCTTCTCGCAAGGTAGAAATCACAGTCTTGTCTGCGGAAAATCTACGTTTGGATAAGAAATTAGTGAAGAAGAACACATTCGTCATCGTCCAAACTGATCCTTTCAACAGCCATACAACAAGAACCGACACGCTAGGAGGAGGGTACCCTTCATGGAACGAGAAGCTTGTTTTCGACTTGCCTGTGCATGCAGgctatatatatttagaagtacAAAGCAAGAGTTCTTCAGGGACCAGAAGTATTGGCGTTGCAAAGATACCAGTATCCGATTTTATAGGAGGGTATGTACCAGAGAATTACTTGCACTTTTTGAGCTACAGATTAAGGGATTCCAAGTGGGAAAAAAACGGGATAATCAATGTCTCAGTGAGAGTAAATACGCCAGGATACGTTAAGAGCTCGCCCAATACAGGCAAATTGAAGGTGACAGGATACACATCGTTCTCCCCGCAAGCTTCAGACATAAAGGTGAAGAAGGGATATGGGTCTTGTTCATGGCAGCTTACAAGGCCGAATATGCAGGGACATGCACCGTATTCAACGACGGGCACAGGGCCAAATGAGCAGCGATATGCATCGTTTTCATCTCAAACACGTTTTGGAGTTCCAGTTGGTGGAGTCGTAACGGGGGTGCCTGTTTTGGGGCACAAAACatgcataaatattatttaa
- the LOC123217192 gene encoding BON1-associated protein 2-like: MNISSSRTLEIRVLSAEDLRIGGRSVKKNAFAIVKVDPVNYQGTKADPVGGSYPTWDEILEINLPLGATSLTLEVQRRTSSGDRLIGAANLPVSDIIGDYTPENYLRFLSYILKDTAGKKNGIINVSVRVKMPKQVCSSLGKRNVSDSAACSSDAELKVAGFKSSPTQKIGIPIGERKFEGAVTGVPVWPPIISKSW, encoded by the coding sequence ATGAACATCTCTTCCTCGCGGACGTTAGAAATCAGAGTGTTGTCAGCGGAGGACCTACGAATCGGTGGCAGATCTGTGAAAAAGAACGCTTTTGCGATCGTCAAGGTCGATCCTGTGAACTATCAGGGGACAAAGGCCGATCCTGTTGGAGGAAGTTATCCTACATGGGACGAAATTCTTGAGATCAATCTGCCTCTTGGTGCCACTTCTTTGACCCTGGAAGTACAACGCAGGACTTCTTCAGGCGATAGGCTAATAGGGGCCGCAAATTTACCAGTTTCTGATATTATCGGAGACTATACTCCGGAGAATTATTTGCGATTCCTGAGTTATATCCTGAAAGATACAGCGGGAAAGAAGAATGGGATAATTAATGTTTCCGTCAGAGTTAAAATGCCAAAACAAGTCTGTTCTTCACTGGGAAAACGCAATGTGTCTGATTCTGCAGCGTGTTCATCGGATGCGGAGTTGAAGGTGGCGGGATTCAAGAGTTCTCCGACGCAGAAGATTGGAATCCCGATCGGTGAAAGGAAATTTGAGGGAGCTGTAACTGGGGTTCCTGTTTGGCCACCAATCATTTCTAAATCTTGGTGA